In Quercus robur chromosome 10, dhQueRobu3.1, whole genome shotgun sequence, a genomic segment contains:
- the LOC126703518 gene encoding oleosin G: MADRPHQNSAETQNTRAPRSPQPNHSITFSNSNTSAFLRTLKDHAPNSSQLVGLLSLLISGSILLLLAGLTVTATVLGVIFFTPLILFTSPIWFPIGAFLFVVTAAFVSLCGFGVALVGGLSWIYRYFRGMHPPGSDRFDYARSRIYDTASHVKDYATQYGGYLQSKVKDAAPGA; the protein is encoded by the coding sequence ATGGCTGATCGTCCCCACCAAAACTCAGCCGAAACCCAGAATACTAGAGCCCCAAGATCCCCCCAACCAAACCATTCCATCACCTTCTCCAACTCCAACACCTCTGCATTCCTACGTACACTCAAAGACCATGCACCAAACTCCTCCCAGCTTGTTGGCCTCCTATCCCTCCTCATCTCCGGCTCCATCTTGCTCCTCCTCGCTGGCCTCACAGTCACCGCCACAGTTCTCGGCGTCATCTTCTTCACCCCATTAATCCTTTTCACGAGCCCCATATGGTTCCCCATTGGGGCATTCCTCTTTGTTGTAACTGCAGCGTTCGTGTCCCTGTGTGGCTTTGGTGTTGCCCTTGTGGGCGGTCTGTCATGGATATACCGCTACTTCCGTGGGATGCACCCGCCCGGTTCGGACCGATTCGACTACGCGAGGAGCCGGATTTATGACACTGCGTCTCATGTCAAGGACTATGCAACTCAGTACGGTGGGTACTTGCAGAGTAAAGTGAAGGATGCGGCTCCTGGAGCTTGA